The genomic region GGCGATGTACCAGGTGGTGGCCGAGGAGCAGAACCCCGACCTGACGCCCGAGGAGGTCGCCGCCCAGCTGGCCGGGACCACCCAGAACGACATCATCAAGGAGTACCTCTCCCGGGGCACCTACGTGTTCCCGCCCGAGCACTCCCTGCGCCTGATCAGCGACATGATCGCCTACACCGTCCACCAGATCCCGAAGTGGAACCCGATCAACATCTGCAGCTACCACCTGCAGGAGGCCGGGGCCACGCCCACCCAGGAGCTGGCCTACGCGCTGTGCACCGCGATCGCGGTGCTCGACCAGGTCAAGGAGTCCGGCCAGGTCGCCGACGAGGACTTCGAGAAGGTCGTGGGCCGGATCAGCTTCTTCGTCAACGCCGGGGTGCGCTTCATCGAGGAGACGTGCAAGATGCGCGCCTTCGTCGAGCTGTGGGACGAGATCACCCGCGAGCGCTACGGCGTGCAGGACCCCAAGATGCGCCGCTTCCGCTACGGCGTGCAGGTCAACTCGCTCGGCCTGACCGAGGCCCAGCCCGAGAACAACGTGCAGCGCATCGTGCTCGAGATGCTCGGGGTCACGCTCTCCAAGAACGCGCGCGCCCGCGCCGTGCAGCTGCCGGCCTGGAACGAGGCCCTCGGGCTGCCGCGCCCGTGGGACCAGCAGTGGTCGCTGCGGCTGCAGCAGGTCCTGGCCTTCGAGTCCGACCTGCTCGAGTACGACGACATCTTCGACGGCTCGACCGTCATCGAGGCCAAGGTCGCCGAGCTGGTCGCCGGCGCCAAGGCCGAGATCGACCGGGTGCAGGCGATGGGTGGCGCGATCGCCGCGGTCGAGTCCGGCTACATGAAGGAGGAGCTGGTCTCGGCGCACGCCGCCCGCCGCGCGCGCATCGAGGAGGGCCAGGAGGTCATCGTCGGTGTCAACCGCTACGAGACCACCGAGCCGTCGCCGCTGACCTCCGACCTCGACGGGGCGATCATGACCGCCGACCCCCGCGCCGAGCAGTCGGCGCGTGACTCGGTCGAGGCCTGGAAGGCCCAGCGCGACGAGCAGGAGGTCGCCGCAGCCCTGGCCGCGCTGGCCGAGGCCGCCCAGGGCGACGAGAACCTGATGGGGCCCACCCTGGCCGCCGCCCGCGCGGGGGCGACCACCGGTGAGTGGGCCGGCACGCTGCGCGAGGTGTTCGGCGAGTTCCGGGCCCCGACCGGCGTCTCCGGCGCCGTGGGCGTGGCCGAGGCCGGCACCGAGCTGACCGCCGTGCGGGAGCGTGTGCGGGCCACCGGCGACGAGCTCGGCGGCCGGCTGCGCCTGCTGGTCGGCAAGCCGGGCCTCGACGGCCACTCCAACGGCGCCGAGCAGGTCGCCGTGCGCGCCCGCGACGCCGGCTTCGAGGTCGTCTACCAGGGCATCCGCCTGACCCCGCAGCAGATCGTCTCCGCGGCCGTGGCCGAGGACGTGCACTGCGTGGGGCTCTCGATCCTGTCGGGCTCGCACATGGAGCTGGTGCCCGCCATCCTGGCGGGGCTGCGCGAGGCCGGCGCCGGGGACATCCCGGTCATCGTCGGCGGGATCATCCCCGACTCCGACGCCCGCCGGCTCGCCGAGCTGGGTGTCGGCGCGGTCTACACGCCCAAGGACTTCGGGCTGACCGAGATCATGGGCGGCATCGTCGACGTCATCCGCGCGGCCAACGACCTGGACTGACGCGGTGGAACGGCAGGTAAGCCTCACCTAACCCCGTGCTACCGTGAGCGGCATGGGCAAGGGCAAGGGCGCCAAGCACGGCTCCAAGAAGAGCGGCAAGGGCTCGACGGTGGTCAAGCTGCCGAAGACCGAGTGCTGCGAGTCGCGCAGCAAGTGCGGTCGCTGTCCCCTGCGGATGCTCAAGGAGGGCACCCTGCCCTCCGGCTACACCGTCAAGAAGCGCAAGCTCGTGCGCCTCGACGGCTCGAAGGTGACCAAGAAGCAGCTGGCCGCCTCGGCCTGAGGGCCACCAGCCCCGCCAGACCACCGGAGGAACCCGTGCCCGCACCGCGCTTCGTCGAGCAGCTCAACGCCCAGATCGGCAACGAGCTGGCCGCGCACCAGCAGTACCTGGCCTGCGCCGTTCACTACGACGCCGAGACGATGCCGCAGATGGCGGCGTTCTTCTACGCCCAGGCGCTCGAGGAGCGCGACCACGCCATGATGATGGTGCAGTACCTGCTCGACACCGACTCGGCCGTGGTGATCCCCGGGGTCCCCGCGCCGCTCTCCTCCTTCGACGACGTCGTGGGCCCGGTCGCCCTGGCCCTGGAGCAGGAGCGCCAGGTCGCCGAGCAGATCTACGACCTGGTGCGTACCGCCCGCGAGGAGCAGGACTTCGCCTCCGAGCAGTTCCTGCAGTGGTTCATCAAGGAGCAGGTCGAGGAGATCGCCACGATGTCGGACCTGCTGGCCGTGGTGCGCCGCAACCTCGACGACGTCGAGGACATCGAGGAGTACGTCGCGCGCGAGCAGGACTCCGGGCTCGACGACCCGACCGCACCCCGGGTCGCCGGCGCGTAGGCGCGGACCCGGCCGTCCCCGTCCGGAGTGCCTAGCCGCGCTCGCCGAGCGCGGCCAGGAAGGCCAGCACCTCGCGACGCACCTGCGGGGCCCGGCGCTCGAGGGGGAGCGCGCTGGCCGTGCCGCGGAAGGTGCGGGTGCGCACGGACTCGCTGGAGCGGAAGCGACCGGCCTGCTGCTCGGCGGCGCCCGCGCGGGTGCGCGCGTCCTGGTCGCCGTACAGCAGCAGGGCCGGGGCCTCGATGTCGCCGGTGCCCAGGGTCAGGGCCGTCACCATGCTGGCGAGGCTCAGCACGTCGCCGCACGGCACGTCGTTGCGCAGTCGGGCGGCGCGGCGCTGCACCTGCGCGGGGGCGGAGCCGAAGAGGAGCGAGCGGAAGTCGGCGCGGCTCTCCCCGTAGCGGGCGTAGTCGGCGCTCAGGCAGGTGGTGCCCTGGCGGGCGGACTCGGCGAGCGCACGCTGCGAGAACTGGTTGTCGGTCCACGACATCAGGACCAGCCCCTCGACGTCGTCGAAGGTGGAGGCCTCGAGCTGGGCGACGGCGGCGCCGGTGCCGTGCCCGTGGACGACCACGTGGCCGGCGTGCGGGGTCGTGGTCCCGACGTCACCGGTGAAGCGGTACTGGCCCGACCTCAGGTGCTGGACCACCTGGTGCAGCATCGTGGCCTGGGCGCCCAGGCAGGTGTCGCGCCCCGAGCCCAGCCGGTTCTCGTCGTAGCCGAGCCGGGTGAGCACCAGCGAGGTCTCGCCGCGGCGGGCCAGCTGGCGGGCGTAGTCGTAGCGGCGCGGCGAGCCCGCGCCCCAGAACCAGCCGCCGGTGCCGGCGTCGTGGACGAGCAGGTTGATGCGCCGCGCGCCGGCCCGGCCCAGCACCTGCTGGCGCGGGCCGACGAGCCGGGCGCGCACGACGTAGTCCTCGCCGTCGGGCAGGCAGAGCAGGTCGGTGTCGTTGGTGTTGACCAGGTCGAAGGCCACCTCGCGCGAGATCACCGTGGGCCGGGCGCCTTCGGCGCTGGCCTGGCCGGCCAGGGCCCCGAGCAGGGCGCCGCTGAGCGCTCCCACGACGAGACCGACGAGAAGGGTGCGCAGGGTCCGGGTCATGGTGTTGAACGTATGTCAACAAGGCCCGCGTTCACAGACCGTCGGTATGTGACGTGTGTGACGTCCGTCGAGGCGGCTGCGGCGCGACGGGCGCGGTGCCAGACTCTGGGCCATGAGCAGGGTCGTGGTGGTCGGTGCCGGTGTCGTGGGGCTCAGCTGTGCGGTGCGGCTGCTCGAGGCGGGTCACCGGGTCGACGTCGTCGCCCGTGACCTGCCGCTCGAGACGACGAGCGCGGTGGCCGCGGCCATCTGGTATCCCTACCGGGCGCTGCCGCAGGACCGGGTCACGGCGTGGTCGGCGACCTGCTTCACCGAGCTGGCCCGCCTGGCCGAGGTGCCGGGCACGGGGGTGCGCCTCCAGGAGGGCTCCGAGCTGCTCCGGCTGCCGGCGCCCGACCCGTGGTGGCGCTCGGCGGTGCCCGACCTGACCAGGGTCGCATCGCCCCCGGAGGGGTACGCCGACGGCTGGTCGTTCGTGGCCCCGGTGGTCGAGATGCCGGTCTACCTGCGCTGGCTGCTGGGGCGGGTCGAGGAGCTCGGCGGCACGGTCTCGCGGCTCAACCTGTCGGCGCTTCCCGTGCCCGGGCGGGCCTCCGGGCTGGACCTGGTGGTCTCCTGCGTGGGCATCGGCGCGCGGCTGCTCGGCGCCGACCCGAGCGTGGTGCCGGTGCGGGGGCAGGTGGTGCGCCTGGCCCAGGTCGGGCTCGAGCGGTGGGTGCTCGACGGCGAGGGACCGACGTACGTGGTGCCGCGCGAGCACGACGTCGTGGTCGGCGGGACCGCGCAGGAGGGGGAGTGGAGCCGCACGCCCGACCCGCGGACCGCCGAGCAGGTCCTGGCCCGCGCGACGCGGCTGGTGCCGCAGCTGGAGGGGGCGCGGGTGCTGGCGCACCGGGTCGGGCTGCGCCCGGCCCGGCCCTCGGTGCGCCTGGAGCGGGTGGGCGACGTCGTGCACTGCTACGGGCACGGCGGCGCCGGGGTCACCCTGAGCTGGGGCTGCGCCGACGAGGTCGCCTCGCTGGTGGGCTGAGGCCCTCAGGTCCGGGCGCGTCGCCGGCCCAGGACCCGCGCCACGACGACGCCCAGCGCGGCACCGGCGACGGCGCCCACCAGGACGCCCCACCCCCCGAGGGTCTCGTCGAGGAGCAGCGCGCCGACGGCGGCCAGGACGACCACGAGCACGCCGAGCAGTGCGGCTCGCACCAGCTCGCGCAGGAACAGGCTGCTGAAGGACGTGGCGGCGAGGGCCTCGGGCACCGGCACGGCGCGCAGCACCGCCGCGGGCTCGATGGGTCCGTAGACGTGCGGGAAGGTCTCGGCGCCGCCGGCGAGGGCCGGCTCCTCCACCACCCGGCTGCGCAGGCGGTCGGTGTCGATCTCGAGCAGCACCAGCGGCTCGTCGGCGTCCGCGTAGTAGCGCGCGTGCACGTCGCGCCACTGCTCGGCACGGGCGGCGTGGACGAAGCCCTCCTGCTCGAGCGTGCGCCAACGCGTGGAGGTGGTGTAGGCCCCGCTGGCCAGCGCCGCGCTCCAGTCCGCCGCCGTGGCTATGTGGAAGATCAGCACGCCCCGACCCTACGGGCCCCGGGCGTCGCAGGGGGTCTCAGAACAGGCGAGCCTCGGCGTCGTCCATGCCGCGCAGCGCGTCGTAGTCGACGACCGCGCACGAGATGCCGCGGTCGGTGGCCAGCACCCGCGCCTGCGGCTTGATCGCCTGGGCGGCGAAGATGCCGCGCACCGGCGCGAGCAGCGGGTCGCGGTTGAGCAGCTCGAGGTAGCGGGTCAGCTGCTCGACGCCGTCGATCTCGCCGCGGCGCTTGATCTCGACCGCCACCGAGCGGCCCTCGCCGTCGCGGCACATCAGGTCGACCGGGCCGATCGCGGTGGGGTACTCGCGGCGCACGAGCACCAGGCCCTCGGCCAGCGTGGCCGGGTGCTCGGCCAGCAGCTCCTGCAGGTGCTTCTCGACGCCGTCCTTGACCAGGCCCGGGTCGACGCCCAGCTCGTGGGAGGAGTCGCTGTGCACCTCCTCGAGCAGGATCCGCAGGCTGTCGCCGGTCTTGGTGGAGGTGACCACCCACTCGGCGGTGCCGTGCTCGTCGTGGCCCTCGGCCAGCGTGCACGGCGGCGACATCCAGTTCAGCGGCTTGTAGGAGCCGCCGTCGGAGTGCACCAGCACCGACCCGTCGGCCTTGATCATCAGCACCCGGGTCGCCATCGGCAGGTGCGCGGTGAGCCGACCGGCGTAGTCGACCTGGCAGCGGGCAACGACGAGTCTCACGGGGCCGGAATCTACCTCCCGACGACATCCGGGGCGGTCCCGGGCGGTGTGGGTGATTGCGCTCACAGG from Nocardioides salarius harbors:
- a CDS encoding protein meaA yields the protein MTEKDRPLLARPEKDRPWVMRTYAGHSTAQASNELYRNNLSKGQTGLSVAFDLPTQTGYDPDSVMSTGEVGKVGVPVPHLGEMRHLFADIPLTSMNTSMTINATAMWLLAMYQVVAEEQNPDLTPEEVAAQLAGTTQNDIIKEYLSRGTYVFPPEHSLRLISDMIAYTVHQIPKWNPINICSYHLQEAGATPTQELAYALCTAIAVLDQVKESGQVADEDFEKVVGRISFFVNAGVRFIEETCKMRAFVELWDEITRERYGVQDPKMRRFRYGVQVNSLGLTEAQPENNVQRIVLEMLGVTLSKNARARAVQLPAWNEALGLPRPWDQQWSLRLQQVLAFESDLLEYDDIFDGSTVIEAKVAELVAGAKAEIDRVQAMGGAIAAVESGYMKEELVSAHAARRARIEEGQEVIVGVNRYETTEPSPLTSDLDGAIMTADPRAEQSARDSVEAWKAQRDEQEVAAALAALAEAAQGDENLMGPTLAAARAGATTGEWAGTLREVFGEFRAPTGVSGAVGVAEAGTELTAVRERVRATGDELGGRLRLLVGKPGLDGHSNGAEQVAVRARDAGFEVVYQGIRLTPQQIVSAAVAEDVHCVGLSILSGSHMELVPAILAGLREAGAGDIPVIVGGIIPDSDARRLAELGVGAVYTPKDFGLTEIMGGIVDVIRAANDLD
- the nucS gene encoding endonuclease NucS; amino-acid sequence: MRLVVARCQVDYAGRLTAHLPMATRVLMIKADGSVLVHSDGGSYKPLNWMSPPCTLAEGHDEHGTAEWVVTSTKTGDSLRILLEEVHSDSSHELGVDPGLVKDGVEKHLQELLAEHPATLAEGLVLVRREYPTAIGPVDLMCRDGEGRSVAVEIKRRGEIDGVEQLTRYLELLNRDPLLAPVRGIFAAQAIKPQARVLATDRGISCAVVDYDALRGMDDAEARLF
- a CDS encoding DUF952 domain-containing protein — protein: MLIFHIATAADWSAALASGAYTTSTRWRTLEQEGFVHAARAEQWRDVHARYYADADEPLVLLEIDTDRLRSRVVEEPALAGGAETFPHVYGPIEPAAVLRAVPVPEALAATSFSSLFLRELVRAALLGVLVVVLAAVGALLLDETLGGWGVLVGAVAGAALGVVVARVLGRRRART
- a CDS encoding ferritin — its product is MPAPRFVEQLNAQIGNELAAHQQYLACAVHYDAETMPQMAAFFYAQALEERDHAMMMVQYLLDTDSAVVIPGVPAPLSSFDDVVGPVALALEQERQVAEQIYDLVRTAREEQDFASEQFLQWFIKEQVEEIATMSDLLAVVRRNLDDVEDIEEYVAREQDSGLDDPTAPRVAGA
- a CDS encoding FAD-dependent oxidoreductase; its protein translation is MSRVVVVGAGVVGLSCAVRLLEAGHRVDVVARDLPLETTSAVAAAIWYPYRALPQDRVTAWSATCFTELARLAEVPGTGVRLQEGSELLRLPAPDPWWRSAVPDLTRVASPPEGYADGWSFVAPVVEMPVYLRWLLGRVEELGGTVSRLNLSALPVPGRASGLDLVVSCVGIGARLLGADPSVVPVRGQVVRLAQVGLERWVLDGEGPTYVVPREHDVVVGGTAQEGEWSRTPDPRTAEQVLARATRLVPQLEGARVLAHRVGLRPARPSVRLERVGDVVHCYGHGGAGVTLSWGCADEVASLVG